Proteins encoded by one window of Sphingosinicella sp. BN140058:
- a CDS encoding ABC transporter ATP-binding protein — MSHYADLARFARPFRTQYLIAAVLLAAGTVCILVLPQRVSDFIADLPRTSGPHDSGGLLAIGVQILALALGQAALAALYTYIVSIVSERVGVELRARFFNRLMRQTLADDAGQQAGAKASEFISDLAIIQSAYGDTAVSFVRHILFTIGALIAMFLVDVRMAATTLISTAVVAGVIGLFVAWLSRSLVRMQVERSRVVASLLEAAGNRYVIQAFRKEAYFQALFDATLDRAFRIIRQYQRIAVLINPVAFVILSIAVSVIVLVGVEQVAAGRMRGTEIVTFLTYAVILVAAISQAGMTAGQLRQAQLMYRKHEKMLQDDPVVAAASDPSPPSDVVDMAAGYRFHDVDYTYPGSAVPALRDVSFFVPAGRTTALIGESGSGKSTVAALLMGLLRPQRGRIDRGDQPGLGIGIVPQEPFLFRATIADNIRFGRAEIDEAAIRRSAQAAQINDHIMQLPDRFQHMVSEDGDNLSRGQQQRIALARALAGRPGTLVLDEATASLDVASERAIGVALKNLRGQTTIVVIAHQGSLIDDVDHLVVMKAGRVVFEGSPADWRLNGNNSFVEHAGLRLAERRMTDAAMPAARSLG; from the coding sequence ATGAGCCATTATGCCGACCTTGCGCGGTTCGCGCGGCCATTCAGGACGCAATATCTGATCGCTGCCGTGCTTCTAGCGGCGGGGACCGTCTGTATCCTGGTGCTGCCGCAGCGCGTCAGCGACTTCATAGCCGATTTGCCTCGAACCAGCGGGCCCCACGACTCCGGTGGCCTTCTTGCAATCGGTGTCCAGATCCTCGCCCTGGCGCTGGGCCAGGCGGCGCTCGCGGCCCTGTATACCTATATCGTCTCGATCGTCAGCGAGCGGGTCGGGGTCGAGCTCAGGGCAAGATTCTTCAACCGGCTGATGCGGCAGACACTCGCCGATGATGCCGGCCAGCAAGCGGGTGCCAAGGCTTCGGAATTCATATCCGATCTGGCGATCATCCAGTCCGCCTATGGCGATACCGCTGTGTCGTTCGTGCGGCACATCCTATTCACGATCGGTGCACTCATCGCCATGTTCCTGGTCGACGTCAGAATGGCCGCGACCACTCTCATAAGCACGGCGGTGGTCGCCGGCGTGATCGGACTGTTCGTTGCCTGGCTGTCGCGGTCACTCGTGCGCATGCAGGTCGAGCGGTCTCGCGTGGTCGCGTCGCTTCTCGAGGCCGCGGGCAACCGCTACGTCATCCAGGCATTTCGCAAGGAAGCCTATTTCCAGGCCCTGTTCGACGCCACCCTTGATCGCGCCTTCCGGATCATCAGGCAGTACCAGCGAATCGCTGTCCTCATCAATCCGGTCGCCTTCGTCATTCTCTCGATCGCGGTGTCGGTGATCGTTCTCGTCGGCGTTGAGCAAGTCGCTGCCGGCCGGATGCGCGGAACAGAGATCGTCACCTTCCTGACCTATGCGGTGATTCTCGTTGCCGCGATCTCGCAGGCAGGCATGACCGCAGGGCAGTTGCGGCAGGCGCAGCTCATGTATCGCAAGCACGAGAAGATGCTTCAAGACGATCCTGTGGTCGCAGCCGCGTCCGATCCGAGCCCGCCGTCCGATGTCGTCGACATGGCTGCGGGGTATCGGTTCCACGATGTGGATTACACTTATCCGGGTTCAGCGGTGCCGGCCCTGAGAGACGTAAGCTTTTTCGTTCCGGCGGGTCGGACCACCGCATTGATCGGGGAAAGCGGATCCGGGAAGAGCACGGTGGCAGCCCTGCTGATGGGCTTGTTGCGGCCCCAGCGGGGCCGCATCGACAGGGGCGATCAACCCGGCCTCGGCATCGGGATCGTGCCGCAGGAACCGTTTCTGTTCCGTGCGACGATTGCCGACAATATTCGCTTCGGCCGTGCGGAGATTGATGAAGCAGCGATCCGGCGCAGCGCCCAGGCTGCGCAGATCAACGATCACATCATGCAATTGCCCGATCGTTTCCAGCACATGGTGTCGGAGGACGGCGACAATCTATCGCGCGGGCAACAGCAGAGGATCGCCCTGGCGCGCGCACTTGCAGGCCGGCCGGGAACGCTGGTTCTCGACGAGGCCACTGCCTCGCTGGACGTCGCGAGCGAGCGCGCGATCGGTGTCGCGCTGAAGAATCTCCGCGGGCAAACGACCATTGTCGTGATCGCCCACCAGGGAAGTCTGATCGACGATGTCGACCATCTCGTCGTGATGAAGGCGGGGCGTGTCGTCTTCGAAGGTTCGCCGGCCGACTGGCGGTTGAACGGCAATAACAGCTTCGTGGAACATGCCGGGCTCCGGCTGGCGGAGCGCCGCATGACGGACGCTGCGATGCCGGCCGCGCGATCCCTCGGCTGA
- a CDS encoding ATP-binding cassette domain-containing protein produces the protein MTDLKAVNLCKSYGRKQVLSGFSADFPTGLTLLVGPSGGGKSTLTRLLATAEPPDRGQLSWGGAALPGAKRSLRRSLGYAPQSVDLPGDISARRFARHMAALKGLRLAEADLQFLHLAATLNLDQDLEVPLSGWSGGMRRRLIFAQALLGDPALIVLDEPTAELDAESATRVEAALIERSHSATIVMATHQPERLTDHAVATLRIGGMEA, from the coding sequence ATGACCGATCTCAAGGCCGTCAATCTTTGCAAATCCTATGGGCGCAAGCAGGTTCTCTCCGGTTTCAGCGCCGACTTTCCGACAGGCCTGACGCTCCTGGTCGGGCCGTCGGGGGGCGGGAAGTCGACTCTGACGCGTCTGCTCGCCACGGCCGAGCCTCCGGATCGGGGTCAGCTGTCGTGGGGCGGGGCGGCATTGCCCGGGGCAAAGCGATCGCTGCGCCGGTCGCTTGGCTACGCACCCCAATCGGTCGATCTGCCCGGTGACATCAGTGCGCGCCGATTTGCTCGCCACATGGCGGCGCTCAAGGGCTTGCGGTTAGCGGAAGCCGACCTGCAGTTCCTCCACCTCGCCGCCACTCTCAATCTCGACCAGGATCTGGAAGTCCCATTATCGGGCTGGTCAGGCGGCATGCGACGGCGCCTCATCTTCGCCCAGGCGCTGCTCGGCGATCCGGCGCTGATCGTTCTCGACGAGCCGACCGCCGAGCTGGATGCCGAATCGGCCACCCGCGTCGAAGCCGCATTGATCGAGCGCAGCCATTCGGCGACGATCGTGATGGCCACCCATCAGCCGGAGCGACTGACCGATCACGCCGTAGCGACGCTACGGATCGGCGGGATGGAGGCATGA
- a CDS encoding MFS transporter, translating to MVDGITGRVADAVEADAGDRAVWSGIGALALAVFGLVMAEFLPASVLTPMARDLAVSLGAAGQAVTATAVVGAFAAILVPVLTGAWDRRAVLLGLLALLCLSNLLTALAGSLAALLIARVLLGVALGGFWSMAAATAMRLVPMAALGRAMAIVFTGVTVATVSAAPVGAMIGDLLSWRAAFWLAGAVSLLALACVALTIPKLAPTGTADLAGLADVIARRPVRWALAAVLLIVSGHFAAFTYIRPVLERVTNLDVPAISLALLLFGGAGFLGNIAGGLMTSRDPRLSVTAGALAMAAAMATLLVLGAAPVAAMSALTLWGAGFAMLPVGFQAWVAAETEDKAELGGGALTATFQVAIAGGAVFGGLLVDRFGVLGAQGYCAVTAAIGLSLVVRLRRAPPAPHAAVCACSAA from the coding sequence ATGGTGGATGGAATAACAGGGCGCGTCGCCGACGCTGTGGAGGCGGATGCCGGCGATCGCGCCGTGTGGAGCGGCATTGGCGCGCTCGCGCTGGCCGTGTTCGGGTTGGTCATGGCCGAGTTCCTGCCGGCAAGCGTGCTGACGCCGATGGCGCGCGATCTGGCGGTGTCGCTCGGCGCCGCCGGCCAGGCGGTGACCGCAACGGCGGTGGTCGGCGCTTTCGCCGCGATTCTGGTGCCGGTGCTGACCGGCGCATGGGATCGGCGGGCGGTGCTGCTGGGTTTGCTGGCTTTGCTCTGCCTGTCGAACCTGCTGACCGCGCTGGCCGGAAGCCTCGCCGCCTTGCTCATCGCCCGTGTGCTGCTCGGGGTGGCGCTCGGCGGCTTCTGGTCGATGGCGGCGGCGACCGCGATGCGGCTGGTACCGATGGCGGCGCTCGGGCGGGCGATGGCGATCGTTTTCACCGGAGTCACGGTGGCCACCGTCTCGGCGGCGCCCGTCGGCGCGATGATCGGTGATCTGCTGAGCTGGCGCGCGGCTTTCTGGCTGGCGGGGGCAGTGAGCCTGCTCGCTTTGGCCTGCGTCGCACTTACCATTCCGAAGCTGGCGCCGACCGGAACGGCCGATCTCGCCGGCCTGGCGGACGTCATCGCGCGTCGGCCGGTGCGCTGGGCGCTTGCCGCCGTGCTGCTCATCGTTTCGGGCCACTTCGCGGCCTTCACCTACATCCGGCCCGTGCTGGAGCGGGTCACGAATTTGGACGTGCCGGCGATCTCGCTGGCGCTGCTGCTGTTCGGCGGCGCCGGCTTTCTCGGCAACATCGCCGGCGGTCTGATGACGTCGCGCGATCCCAGGCTTTCGGTCACGGCGGGTGCGTTGGCGATGGCTGCCGCTATGGCGACGCTGCTCGTCCTCGGTGCAGCGCCGGTCGCGGCGATGTCTGCGCTGACCCTATGGGGAGCGGGCTTTGCGATGCTGCCGGTCGGATTTCAGGCCTGGGTCGCGGCCGAAACGGAGGACAAGGCGGAGCTTGGCGGCGGGGCGTTGACCGCCACCTTCCAGGTCGCGATCGCCGGCGGCGCGGTGTTCGGCGGGCTGCTCGTCGACCGCTTCGGCGTGCTCGGCGCGCAGGGTTATTGCGCAGTGACGGCGGCGATCGGATTGAGCCTGGTCGTGCGCCTGCGCCGTGCACCTCCGGCCCCTCATGCCGCTGTCTGCGCCTGTTCGGCCGCGTGA
- a CDS encoding AraC family transcriptional regulator — MQAPPHPAQGAMPLEEDPLSGLLRDLRIAGVAYGYGRLSAPWGIDFPHDGTGRLHFVIEGEAWLQAKGEAAQRLAVGDAVFLPRGAPHALRSAPEGRTTCVSELDLRAVGERVYSFDRCRNADAVVASCSVTFNEPCLHPLLDMMPTMLTVAGAQSDATLHSLLQAMADEVLAPKIGGATVLSRLADVIITRLIRAWVENGDGEGHAWLAALRDARLGRALAAMHRDPARPWTTSALAKTAGLSRSAFAESFAAALGQPPARYLARLRMTLASRLLREQRMSIGRVAQRLGYGSTPAFSRAFKRHVGRAPGEIRRRAKVERQPA; from the coding sequence ATGCAGGCGCCTCCGCACCCGGCGCAGGGCGCGATGCCGCTCGAGGAGGATCCGCTCAGCGGCTTGTTGCGCGACCTCCGCATCGCCGGCGTCGCTTATGGTTACGGCCGGCTTTCGGCGCCCTGGGGTATCGATTTCCCGCACGATGGCACCGGTCGGCTGCACTTCGTGATCGAGGGCGAGGCGTGGCTGCAGGCAAAGGGGGAGGCAGCGCAGCGGCTGGCGGTCGGCGATGCCGTCTTCCTGCCGCGGGGCGCGCCGCACGCGCTGCGGAGCGCCCCCGAGGGACGGACGACCTGCGTTTCCGAGCTCGATCTCCGCGCCGTCGGCGAACGCGTCTACAGCTTCGATCGCTGCCGGAACGCGGATGCGGTCGTGGCAAGCTGCAGCGTGACCTTCAACGAACCCTGCCTGCATCCTTTGCTCGACATGATGCCGACGATGCTGACGGTGGCAGGCGCGCAGAGCGATGCGACCTTGCACAGCCTGCTGCAGGCGATGGCCGATGAAGTGCTGGCGCCGAAGATCGGCGGTGCCACCGTGTTATCGCGCCTTGCCGACGTGATCATCACCCGGCTGATCCGCGCCTGGGTAGAAAATGGGGACGGAGAGGGGCATGCCTGGCTCGCCGCGCTCCGCGACGCCCGGCTGGGACGCGCGCTGGCGGCGATGCACCGGGATCCGGCCCGGCCATGGACGACCTCGGCGCTGGCGAAGACTGCCGGCCTATCGCGATCGGCCTTCGCCGAAAGCTTCGCCGCCGCGCTGGGCCAGCCCCCGGCGCGCTATCTCGCGCGGCTGCGCATGACTCTGGCGAGTCGGCTTTTGCGCGAGCAGCGGATGAGCATCGGGCGGGTCGCGCAGCGACTGGGTTACGGGTCCACGCCGGCGTTCAGCCGCGCGTTCAAGCGACACGTCGGCCGCGCCCCGGGAGAGATCCGGCGCCGCGCCAAGGTTGAGCGGCAGCCGGCATGA
- a CDS encoding NAD(P)/FAD-dependent oxidoreductase: MLRITELRLPLHHPEEALPAAICRRLRITPRDLVRYVVARRGNDARDKSAIQLVYAVDVNVRNEAAVLARFVKDRNVQPTPDTRYQLVAKAPESGVTPRPVVIGAGPCGLFAALILAQMGFRPIILDRGKVVRERTKDTWGLWRRSVLDPESNVQFGEGGAGTFSDGKLYSRIKDSRNLDRKVLTEFVKAGAPPEILTEAHPHIGTFRLVTMVESMRETIEGLGGEYRFSTRVDGVDIATDASGHRKLRGLHLHDGTYLEADRVVLAIGHSARDTFAMLQAAGVHVEAKPFAIGVRIEHPQSWIDRARFGANAGHPILGAAEYHISHQSRDGRAVYSFCMCPGGTVVAATSEPGRVATNGMSQYSRNERNANSGLVVAIDPARDYPGDPLAGIALQRHWEEQAFAAGGSNYKAPAQRLGDFLAGRPSTTLGTVVPSYRPGVQPTDLARCLPEFVVEAMREALPVFGRQIPGYDHPDVVMTGVETRTSSPVRFTRGADFQSLNTAGLFPAGEGAGYAGGILSASVDGIKVAEAVARSLGAGA; this comes from the coding sequence ATGTTGCGCATCACCGAATTGAGGCTGCCGCTCCACCATCCGGAGGAGGCGCTGCCCGCCGCCATCTGTCGACGACTGCGGATCACGCCGCGCGACCTGGTTCGCTACGTCGTCGCGCGTCGCGGCAACGACGCACGCGACAAGAGCGCCATCCAGCTCGTCTATGCCGTCGACGTCAACGTTCGCAACGAAGCGGCGGTGCTCGCCCGCTTCGTCAAGGACCGCAACGTCCAGCCAACGCCCGACACTCGCTACCAACTCGTCGCCAAGGCGCCGGAGAGCGGGGTGACGCCGCGGCCAGTCGTCATCGGCGCCGGCCCGTGCGGCCTGTTCGCGGCCCTGATCCTCGCCCAGATGGGCTTCCGGCCGATCATCCTGGATCGCGGCAAGGTGGTGCGCGAGCGGACCAAGGACACGTGGGGGCTATGGCGGCGCAGCGTTCTCGATCCGGAAAGCAACGTCCAGTTCGGCGAGGGCGGTGCCGGCACCTTCTCCGACGGCAAGCTCTACAGCCGGATCAAGGACTCGCGAAATCTCGATCGCAAGGTGCTGACCGAATTCGTCAAGGCGGGTGCCCCGCCCGAAATCCTGACCGAGGCGCACCCCCATATCGGCACCTTTCGGCTGGTGACGATGGTGGAGAGCATGCGCGAGACGATCGAGGGGCTCGGCGGCGAATACCGCTTCTCGACGCGCGTCGACGGCGTCGATATCGCCACCGACGCGTCCGGACATCGCAAACTACGCGGGCTTCATCTTCACGACGGCACCTACCTCGAAGCGGACCGTGTCGTGCTCGCGATCGGACACAGCGCCCGCGACACCTTCGCGATGCTCCAGGCGGCAGGCGTCCATGTCGAGGCGAAGCCGTTCGCGATCGGAGTTCGGATCGAGCATCCGCAATCCTGGATCGACCGCGCGCGGTTCGGCGCCAATGCCGGCCATCCGATCCTCGGGGCCGCCGAATATCATATCTCGCACCAGAGCCGCGACGGCCGCGCGGTCTACAGCTTCTGCATGTGTCCGGGCGGCACCGTGGTCGCCGCGACATCGGAGCCAGGCCGGGTCGCGACCAACGGCATGAGCCAATATTCGCGCAACGAGCGCAACGCCAATTCCGGCCTGGTGGTCGCGATCGATCCGGCGCGCGACTATCCCGGCGATCCGCTCGCCGGGATCGCGCTGCAGCGCCATTGGGAAGAGCAGGCTTTCGCCGCCGGCGGATCCAACTACAAGGCGCCGGCCCAACGCCTCGGCGATTTCCTCGCCGGCCGGCCCTCGACGACCCTGGGAACGGTGGTTCCATCCTATCGCCCCGGCGTTCAGCCGACCGACCTCGCCCGCTGCCTGCCCGAGTTCGTCGTCGAGGCGATGCGCGAGGCGCTGCCGGTCTTCGGCCGGCAGATTCCCGGTTACGACCATCCCGACGTCGTCATGACCGGAGTCGAGACCCGCACCTCCTCGCCGGTCCGCTTCACCCGCGGCGCGGACTTCCAAAGTCTCAACACTGCCGGTCTGTTTCCGGCCGGCGAGGGCGCCGGCTATGCAGGCGGCATCCTCTCGGCGTCGGTCGACGGGATCAAGGTCGCGGAAGCCGTGGCGCGGAGTCTCGGCGCAGGCGCATGA
- a CDS encoding ribonuclease E inhibitor RraB → MSLYDENEEVLRRMAAAGDDLGRPRPMDFSHLFPTREGAIAFARRVDAEGFTPVVRPYDKPGLPFDVTVTTAPMLPTCANVTATEQRLATLAAEQGGRPDGWGCFEA, encoded by the coding sequence ATGTCGCTTTACGACGAGAATGAAGAGGTGCTGAGGCGCATGGCGGCTGCCGGTGACGATCTCGGCAGGCCTCGGCCGATGGACTTCAGCCATCTTTTTCCGACGCGCGAGGGCGCGATCGCCTTCGCCCGCCGGGTCGATGCAGAAGGGTTCACGCCTGTGGTTCGCCCCTACGACAAGCCCGGCCTTCCGTTCGACGTCACCGTCACCACCGCGCCGATGCTCCCGACTTGTGCAAACGTTACCGCGACCGAGCAACGCCTCGCCACTTTGGCCGCCGAGCAGGGCGGCCGCCCGGATGGCTGGGGCTGCTTCGAGGCGTGA
- a CDS encoding serine hydrolase: MRSIFARAAAGLLLASALTGSVVMTGGAASAQGLRAAASPSVSAQRIGRVGALLQNYVDQGRIAGAVIRIQQDGRDVYSEAFGWRDKEARDPMREDSIFRIASQSKALTSVAIMMLMEDGKLLLDDPVGKHLPEWQKTNVAVARSDGGYDVVPAKRPITIRDLLTHSAGISYGSGPGEKAWRDAGIFGWYFADRNEPVAAVVARMASLPMAAQPGEQFVYGYNTDILGVVVEKISGKTLAAFLDERLIRPLGMKDTSFYLPREKAGRLAAVYAAEAGGLRRAPDPGTWGPNGHSGQGDYLNGPRLAYSGGAGLLSTAADYSRFLEMIRRGGELDGRRYLGRKSVELMTVNHLGDIPYNAGMGFGLGFSIREDLGKAGQPGSEGEFGWGGAYHSQYWVDPKERLTVAYMVQLLPAGDIDDHGKLRALIYQALE; encoded by the coding sequence GCTGCGGCCGGCCTCCTCCTCGCGTCGGCGCTGACAGGCAGTGTCGTGATGACCGGCGGTGCCGCGTCGGCGCAGGGCCTTCGGGCCGCGGCCTCACCGTCCGTCTCCGCCCAACGCATTGGCCGGGTCGGCGCTCTTTTGCAGAACTATGTCGATCAGGGCCGGATCGCCGGCGCAGTGATCCGGATCCAGCAGGACGGACGCGACGTCTATTCGGAAGCGTTCGGCTGGCGCGACAAGGAGGCTCGCGATCCGATGCGCGAAGATAGCATCTTCCGCATCGCCTCGCAGAGCAAGGCGCTGACCAGCGTCGCGATCATGATGCTGATGGAGGACGGCAAATTGCTGCTCGACGATCCCGTCGGCAAGCATCTGCCGGAGTGGCAGAAGACCAACGTCGCGGTAGCTCGTTCCGACGGCGGCTATGACGTCGTGCCGGCGAAGCGCCCGATCACCATTCGCGACCTGCTGACCCACAGCGCCGGCATTTCGTACGGATCCGGCCCCGGCGAGAAGGCCTGGCGCGACGCCGGCATCTTCGGCTGGTATTTCGCCGACCGCAACGAGCCGGTCGCCGCGGTCGTCGCCCGAATGGCCTCGCTGCCGATGGCGGCGCAGCCGGGGGAGCAGTTCGTCTACGGCTACAACACCGATATCCTGGGCGTGGTGGTCGAGAAGATCAGCGGCAAGACGCTGGCCGCCTTTCTCGACGAGCGGCTGATCCGTCCGCTCGGCATGAAGGACACCTCCTTCTATCTGCCGCGCGAAAAAGCGGGACGGCTCGCCGCCGTCTATGCGGCCGAGGCGGGCGGGCTGCGCCGGGCGCCGGATCCCGGCACCTGGGGACCGAACGGTCATTCCGGCCAGGGCGATTATCTGAACGGGCCGCGGCTCGCCTATTCCGGGGGCGCCGGATTGCTGTCGACCGCGGCCGATTACAGCCGCTTCCTCGAAATGATTCGGCGCGGCGGCGAACTCGACGGCCGGCGCTACCTCGGACGCAAATCGGTCGAGCTGATGACCGTCAACCATCTCGGCGACATCCCGTACAATGCCGGCATGGGCTTCGGCTTGGGCTTCAGCATCCGCGAGGATCTCGGCAAGGCGGGTCAGCCCGGCTCCGAAGGCGAGTTCGGCTGGGGCGGCGCCTATCACAGCCAATATTGGGTTGACCCCAAGGAGCGGCTCACCGTCGCCTACATGGTCCAGCTGCTGCCGGCCGGTGACATCGACGATCACGGCAAGCTGCGCGCGCTCATCTACCAGGCGCTCGAGTGA